A genome region from Flavobacterium sp. CFS9 includes the following:
- a CDS encoding LysR family transcriptional regulator, with amino-acid sequence MNYTLHQLQIFLKVVQTESVTKAAEELHLTQPAVSIQLKNLQDQFDIPLTEVVSRRLCITDFGREIAEIAEKIVSQVEAINFKTMAYKGQLTGKLKISVVSTGKYVMPYFLTDFIKEHPGIELQMDVTNKSKVISSLEKNEVDFALVSILPSNLNIEKLDLLQNKLYLVSNTQTKFGNTKNSQEVFKNMPLIFREKGSGTRQTMERFIDRNAIVVEKKMELTSNEAVKQAVIAGLGCSVMPLIGIKNELHQHQLQIIPFKGLPIKTTWSLIWLKGKGHSPVSASLLEYMKQEKDSIVKDKFGWYEGS; translated from the coding sequence ATGAATTATACTTTACATCAGCTTCAGATTTTTCTAAAAGTTGTTCAAACAGAGAGTGTCACCAAAGCGGCAGAAGAGCTCCATTTGACGCAGCCTGCAGTTTCTATTCAGCTTAAGAATCTTCAGGATCAGTTTGATATTCCTTTAACTGAAGTAGTGAGCCGACGGTTGTGCATTACCGATTTTGGAAGGGAGATTGCAGAAATTGCAGAGAAAATAGTAAGTCAGGTCGAGGCTATCAACTTCAAAACAATGGCTTACAAAGGACAATTGACGGGAAAACTAAAAATTTCTGTTGTGTCAACGGGCAAATATGTGATGCCTTATTTTTTAACCGATTTCATTAAGGAACATCCGGGAATTGAACTGCAAATGGATGTGACCAATAAAAGTAAAGTGATTAGCAGTTTAGAAAAAAACGAAGTGGATTTTGCTTTGGTGTCTATTCTTCCTTCGAACTTAAATATCGAAAAATTAGATTTACTGCAAAACAAACTGTATCTGGTAAGCAACACTCAAACGAAATTCGGGAACACTAAAAACTCACAGGAGGTATTTAAAAATATGCCTTTGATTTTTAGGGAAAAAGGATCGGGTACACGTCAAACGATGGAGCGTTTTATTGACCGAAATGCTATTGTTGTCGAGAAAAAAATGGAACTCACCTCTAATGAAGCGGTTAAACAGGCTGTAATTGCGGGCTTAGGCTGCTCTGTTATGCCTTTAATCGGAATCAAGAATGAATTGCATCAGCATCAGCTGCAAATTATTCCGTTTAAAGGGTTGCCTATTAAAACGACATGGAGTTTAATATGGCTGAAAGGAAAAGGACATTCTCCTGTTTCTGCGTCGCTTCTGGAATATATGAAACAGGAAAAAGACAGTATAGTGAAAGATAAATTCGGCTGGTATGAAGGATCGTAA
- a CDS encoding alpha/beta fold hydrolase → MKKIISLFLLLLIVPNFAFAQAKAFTLERVKTFFPEDQNLSKENIEWAFLTVPENWEKPTGKTVKIAVAVLKSISKSKDSNPVVYIDGGPGSGGIEGIWAWLDHPLRKNSDIVLFDVRGTGRSLPKFCPDLGKKFLEILAKNQNSTQDEQQKTMVSLECKQDLLSRDIDISAYNSKSIVKDLNALKNALKYDKWNVYGVSYGTYTAQVYANDFPEDIKSLTLDSSISDISQYYNRNTENYMSSLKKVFSACENDPNCNQQYPNLQAAYYETIKKLEKKPITVKVDQRIIPSGTFTYNAEDFKIAIQQSLYQKRLIEVIPLLITEFNKGNKSTLSSLVAAFSGALGLDYGQYYCVSCNEAVPNNSISEFNKNARNYKELKGGLSFYKSDFVVCDKWNLGVNKQPALVNLSNLSKLTIPVLVFAGAFDPITPALNGKITVDRFKNAFLVNAPISGHTPGFSLVGVQIAEEFIKNPLQRPNTKEFDTDNKVHFVTNIKISGGISNFANSLNEFNLLFFAPFFTALIIALISIFIFAYVLIRKREEKTPDKILKSLIIITSLLGLFTFIGFVLAINQTAENNFYILAFGIPNQFNYLFLIQWIFIVFTLISILYFILKLKFISNTGIMATILFSLLLVGIYFQYWGFLF, encoded by the coding sequence ATGAAAAAAATAATAAGTCTGTTTTTATTACTATTGATTGTACCAAACTTTGCATTTGCTCAAGCGAAAGCTTTTACGTTAGAGAGAGTAAAGACCTTTTTTCCTGAAGATCAAAATCTCTCTAAGGAAAATATAGAATGGGCATTTTTAACCGTTCCTGAAAACTGGGAGAAACCAACAGGGAAAACAGTTAAAATTGCAGTGGCAGTTTTAAAAAGCATTTCAAAAAGCAAAGATTCAAACCCGGTGGTATACATCGATGGAGGACCGGGATCAGGTGGTATCGAAGGAATATGGGCCTGGTTAGATCATCCGTTAAGAAAAAACAGCGACATTGTCTTGTTTGATGTGAGAGGAACGGGTCGCTCCCTGCCAAAATTCTGTCCGGACCTGGGTAAAAAATTCTTAGAAATATTAGCAAAAAATCAAAACAGCACACAGGACGAACAGCAAAAAACAATGGTATCATTAGAGTGCAAACAAGATTTATTGAGCAGAGATATTGACATAAGTGCCTATAATAGCAAGTCTATAGTTAAAGATTTAAACGCCTTAAAAAATGCTCTGAAATATGACAAATGGAATGTTTATGGGGTTTCGTACGGTACTTATACTGCACAGGTTTATGCAAATGATTTCCCTGAAGATATTAAATCATTAACACTGGATTCTTCCATTTCAGATATTTCTCAATATTACAATCGCAATACAGAGAATTATATGAGCAGTCTTAAAAAGGTTTTTAGTGCCTGCGAAAATGATCCTAATTGCAACCAGCAATACCCTAATTTGCAAGCCGCCTATTATGAAACCATTAAAAAACTGGAAAAAAAACCTATCACCGTTAAGGTCGATCAAAGAATAATTCCAAGTGGGACGTTTACTTATAATGCTGAAGATTTTAAAATTGCAATTCAACAGTCATTGTATCAAAAAAGACTGATAGAAGTAATTCCATTATTAATTACCGAATTTAATAAAGGAAACAAAAGTACTTTAAGTTCATTGGTAGCAGCTTTTTCAGGAGCTTTAGGCTTAGATTATGGACAGTATTATTGTGTGAGCTGTAATGAAGCTGTTCCAAACAATTCAATTTCAGAGTTTAATAAGAACGCACGTAATTACAAAGAACTGAAAGGAGGACTTTCCTTTTACAAATCAGATTTTGTAGTTTGTGATAAATGGAATCTGGGAGTAAATAAACAGCCTGCCTTGGTAAATTTATCCAACCTGTCCAAATTAACAATCCCGGTATTAGTATTTGCAGGAGCGTTTGATCCGATAACACCGGCCTTAAATGGTAAAATTACCGTAGACAGATTTAAAAATGCATTTTTGGTAAACGCCCCAATTTCGGGCCATACACCGGGATTTTCGTTAGTAGGAGTGCAAATCGCTGAAGAATTTATAAAGAATCCGCTTCAAAGACCTAATACAAAGGAATTTGATACAGATAATAAAGTTCATTTTGTGACCAATATAAAAATCAGTGGTGGAATTTCGAATTTTGCCAATAGTCTAAACGAGTTTAATCTGCTCTTTTTTGCGCCTTTTTTCACCGCTTTGATTATCGCCCTGATCTCCATTTTTATTTTTGCTTATGTGCTCATTAGAAAAAGAGAAGAGAAAACACCGGATAAAATTTTGAAATCATTAATCATAATCACCTCTTTATTAGGTTTGTTTACTTTCATTGGATTTGTTTTAGCGATAAACCAGACAGCCGAGAATAACTTCTATATACTTGCATTCGGAATTCCAAATCAGTTTAATTACCTATTTTTAATACAATGGATCTTTATTGTGTTTACCCTGATTTCGATACTTTATTTTATTCTTAAATTGAAGTTCATCTCAAATACTGGAATTATGGCGACAATTTTGTTTTCGCTGCTGCTAGTAGGCATTTATTTCCAGTATTGGGGATTCCTATTTTAA
- a CDS encoding 4'-phosphopantetheinyl transferase superfamily protein: MIHIYYSYLSEEKHQSLLQNDLPKFPADYQDKIMRYRRWQDAQLSLLGRILLFKGIEETYKQKPDAKEIMQTLYNKPYFEDNPVLFNISHSGDIVVCALSDQHEVGIDVEIITDIETADFKSQMTEIEWNKIVLSDNKKEAFFEYWTQKEAVLKAQGHGLIVPLKSFEVLDNITEINGEKYYLSEVKIDKNYKCHISLKTDATKIYLKRIIL, translated from the coding sequence TTGATACATATTTATTACTCTTACCTGTCTGAAGAAAAACATCAGAGTTTGCTGCAGAATGATTTGCCGAAATTTCCGGCCGATTATCAGGATAAAATTATGCGTTATCGAAGATGGCAGGATGCACAATTATCGCTTTTAGGACGGATACTCCTGTTTAAAGGAATCGAAGAAACCTATAAGCAGAAGCCTGATGCTAAAGAGATCATGCAAACCCTTTATAACAAACCTTATTTTGAAGATAATCCGGTTCTTTTTAATATTTCACATTCAGGAGATATCGTGGTTTGCGCCTTAAGCGATCAGCATGAAGTTGGGATTGATGTTGAGATTATAACTGATATTGAAACAGCTGATTTTAAATCGCAAATGACAGAAATAGAATGGAACAAGATTGTCCTGTCTGACAATAAAAAAGAAGCCTTTTTTGAGTATTGGACACAGAAAGAAGCTGTTCTGAAAGCTCAGGGACATGGTCTGATCGTTCCGTTGAAATCATTTGAAGTTTTAGATAATATAACCGAAATCAACGGAGAAAAATATTATTTAAGCGAAGTAAAAATAGATAAAAACTACAAATGCCACATCTCTTTAAAAACAGATGCCACAAAAATTTACCTGAAAAGAATCATACTATAA
- a CDS encoding amino acid adenylation domain-containing protein, whose product MKLTLPQQDVYFEQLLYPNEPIYNIGAKIKIKGQINHDAFQKAYVALIDQHDSYRSILTSKHENVRIKIVEGHNSTLGFVDFSQSVEPFEAANVYMQEEFAKPFDLFGEHLLHVFTLVKVQENFHYLFSVYHHIITDGWGTSLMFQRLVQNYNEILEHGKIQTIYPFSYKDFAADDAAYQQSESYHQDKIYWTKKFESLPQNLFDKLEDNIQINESDRKELVIKREVYNQLNSLAVRYKCSTFNVILAILYAYFGRKHQNNDFAIGLPVLNRSKASYKKTVGLFMGVSPLRISIDFEASFEELIAEIKTTLRHDYRHQRFPLGKLIQELQVFNEKERLFNITLSYEKQNYSNDFFHTHTQVIPLTHKSERVALAIYIREFDEDEDVKIDFDYNLNYFTEAQITQVVHQFENLIHAILDAPDQVLKELNYLGEDEKRQVVETFNTTKADYQKENTILDVFQDQVIKFGTKGALKDDHKNYTYAELDQLSGQIAEYLITNYGQEDKSPIAVLLGRSANIVIVLLGILKAGRAYIPLDPSFPEDRLNYIIENSQVKLLVNEKGYVLNTNDEVQVLSLETILEKTAGLEGKLPLKVSPEDTAYILYTSGSTGNPKGVEIGHQSLLNFLTSMLQEPGVRPNDVLFSVTTYSFDISILEFFVPLLSGASLYIANQKILADPTVVIQKIEEIQPTIIQATPSFYQMLFNADWNGDKRLKVLCGGDLLSEALAEKLISHCLEVWNMYGPTETTIWSSLKKLEHPKEASNIGKPIHNTQIYILDSFLSPKPIGTPGAIYIAGDGLAKGYYKNAILTQEKFIKNPFQTNGLLYETGDVGRWNDKGEIEFLGRNDNQVKIRGYRIELGDIESHLNQISGIKESVVIEKKENHQEAFLVAYIVKTEEITDTREILAILKMHLPYYMIPNTIVLLKEFPLTPNQKIDRKNLAQRAIEHDTIDDDFKAPDSDLEKKLAAYWKEILNSKNEISTNDNFFALGGHSLNAVRLAGAIAKNLGYDVNLKMIFDYPTIRQMADHLVALKPNGKSGIPFTTLKSDFAITASQQELWVASQDQQKSIAYNMVAVFEINGTVFPDKINHAMSQLIFENEILRTNFVESKGAVFQKIAKQEDIAFKITQLQVDNEQKEPTIQRYIETPFDLEHDLLVRMLLVQTGETTSSLVFCTHHIIMDGVSLEFFTKEFIQKYNHPDSLIKNSGIQFKDYTAWLTSEKDDKTTFDFWQRYLDGYSIKETINRDFDQNGPLQNGAYYDDEFTIEDTKALKNFAQEQKSTLYNTIVSLLNVLIYKINDHKDIVIGTVNAGRNNADIATMIGMFVKTLPLRVRLNEDISFLALLKQVQEDVLLINAHQDFPSQLKKETLFDVLVSYQNPDFSFQETIKMDHAELKYVTADTNYSRFPLLFNFFESGNTLKISVSYDKNKYEEISIQFLLATFKNLWSQIIENPSVKVSEIEYPLVNTAKLQETDFDFNF is encoded by the coding sequence ATGAAACTTACCCTTCCTCAGCAAGATGTTTATTTCGAGCAGTTATTATATCCCAATGAACCCATCTATAACATTGGAGCTAAGATTAAAATTAAAGGACAAATAAACCATGATGCATTTCAAAAAGCATACGTGGCCTTAATTGATCAGCATGATTCGTATAGAAGTATACTTACCAGTAAACATGAAAATGTTCGGATTAAAATTGTTGAAGGTCATAATTCAACTCTGGGATTTGTTGATTTTTCTCAATCTGTAGAGCCTTTTGAGGCTGCAAATGTGTACATGCAGGAAGAGTTTGCAAAGCCTTTTGATTTATTTGGAGAGCACCTTCTGCATGTTTTTACACTTGTTAAAGTTCAGGAAAATTTTCATTATTTATTTTCTGTTTACCATCATATCATAACCGATGGCTGGGGCACGTCGTTAATGTTCCAGAGATTGGTACAGAATTACAATGAGATTCTCGAACATGGGAAAATTCAAACCATATATCCGTTTAGCTACAAAGACTTTGCAGCTGATGATGCCGCTTATCAGCAATCAGAATCGTACCATCAGGACAAAATCTATTGGACAAAAAAGTTTGAGTCCTTACCTCAGAACTTGTTTGATAAATTAGAAGATAACATTCAAATCAACGAGAGTGATCGAAAAGAATTAGTGATCAAAAGAGAAGTGTACAATCAGTTAAATTCGTTAGCAGTACGTTATAAGTGTTCTACTTTTAACGTCATTCTGGCTATTTTGTACGCCTATTTTGGCAGAAAACACCAGAATAATGATTTTGCCATCGGACTACCAGTTTTAAACAGAAGCAAAGCCAGTTACAAAAAAACAGTTGGTCTTTTTATGGGCGTATCCCCACTAAGAATTTCGATCGATTTTGAAGCTTCTTTTGAAGAATTAATTGCAGAAATAAAAACTACCCTAAGACATGATTATCGCCATCAGCGTTTCCCGTTAGGCAAGTTAATTCAGGAACTTCAGGTTTTTAACGAAAAGGAAAGACTGTTCAATATTACACTTTCTTATGAAAAACAGAATTATTCTAATGATTTTTTTCATACCCATACACAAGTAATTCCACTCACACATAAATCCGAACGGGTAGCTTTAGCCATTTATATCAGAGAATTTGATGAAGACGAAGACGTAAAAATTGACTTCGATTACAATTTAAATTATTTTACAGAGGCACAAATCACACAGGTCGTTCATCAATTTGAGAATTTAATTCACGCTATTTTAGATGCTCCTGATCAGGTTTTAAAAGAATTAAACTATTTGGGAGAAGACGAAAAGCGGCAGGTTGTAGAAACCTTTAATACCACAAAAGCTGACTATCAAAAAGAGAATACCATTCTGGATGTGTTTCAGGATCAGGTGATAAAGTTTGGCACAAAAGGAGCCCTGAAAGACGATCACAAAAATTATACCTACGCCGAACTGGACCAATTATCAGGTCAAATTGCGGAATACTTAATAACTAATTATGGACAAGAGGACAAATCACCAATAGCAGTTTTATTAGGACGTTCGGCAAATATTGTCATTGTTTTATTAGGAATACTAAAAGCAGGCAGAGCTTATATTCCGCTAGATCCGTCCTTCCCTGAGGACCGATTGAATTACATTATTGAAAACAGTCAGGTTAAATTGCTTGTCAATGAAAAAGGTTATGTGCTGAATACAAACGATGAGGTGCAGGTACTATCTTTAGAGACGATCCTGGAAAAGACAGCGGGACTAGAAGGAAAGCTGCCTTTGAAGGTTTCCCCTGAAGATACCGCTTACATTCTTTACACATCAGGTTCAACAGGCAATCCGAAAGGAGTTGAAATAGGACATCAGTCCCTGTTGAATTTCCTAACCAGTATGCTGCAGGAGCCAGGTGTGAGGCCGAACGATGTATTGTTTTCGGTTACAACTTATTCCTTTGATATTTCAATTTTAGAGTTTTTTGTACCGTTATTGTCGGGAGCCTCTTTATACATTGCTAATCAGAAAATTTTAGCAGATCCAACAGTTGTTATCCAAAAAATAGAGGAGATTCAACCCACCATAATTCAGGCAACACCAAGTTTTTACCAAATGCTCTTCAATGCCGATTGGAACGGAGACAAACGATTAAAAGTACTTTGCGGCGGAGATTTGTTAAGCGAAGCATTGGCCGAAAAGCTAATCAGTCATTGTTTAGAAGTTTGGAACATGTATGGTCCGACAGAAACCACCATTTGGTCAAGTTTAAAAAAACTGGAACATCCAAAAGAAGCATCGAACATTGGAAAACCAATCCACAACACACAAATTTACATACTCGATTCATTTTTAAGTCCAAAACCAATTGGAACTCCCGGAGCAATTTATATTGCCGGAGATGGATTGGCAAAAGGATATTATAAAAATGCCATATTAACTCAGGAAAAATTCATAAAAAATCCGTTTCAGACGAATGGTTTATTATACGAAACAGGAGATGTGGGTCGATGGAACGATAAAGGAGAAATTGAATTTTTAGGACGAAACGACAATCAGGTCAAAATTAGAGGTTATCGAATCGAACTGGGAGATATCGAATCGCATTTGAATCAGATTTCCGGAATAAAAGAATCGGTTGTAATTGAAAAAAAAGAGAACCATCAGGAAGCTTTTTTAGTAGCGTATATTGTAAAAACGGAAGAGATAACGGATACAAGAGAAATTTTAGCCATATTAAAAATGCATCTTCCATACTATATGATTCCAAATACAATTGTTCTTTTGAAAGAATTTCCGCTGACACCGAATCAAAAAATAGACAGGAAAAATTTAGCGCAAAGAGCCATCGAACATGATACAATAGACGATGATTTTAAAGCGCCGGATTCCGATTTAGAGAAAAAACTGGCAGCTTATTGGAAAGAAATTTTAAACAGTAAAAATGAAATCAGTACCAATGACAATTTCTTTGCACTTGGAGGACATTCCCTAAACGCAGTTAGATTGGCGGGGGCAATAGCAAAAAATCTTGGGTACGACGTTAACCTGAAAATGATTTTCGATTATCCAACAATCAGACAAATGGCAGATCATTTGGTGGCTTTAAAACCCAATGGCAAATCGGGTATACCATTTACAACCCTTAAAAGTGATTTTGCAATAACAGCTTCACAGCAAGAATTATGGGTAGCCAGTCAGGATCAGCAAAAATCGATTGCTTATAACATGGTAGCCGTTTTTGAGATTAATGGGACCGTATTTCCGGATAAAATCAATCATGCGATGTCTCAGTTAATTTTTGAAAATGAAATCCTTCGAACCAATTTTGTAGAAAGTAAAGGAGCCGTGTTTCAAAAAATAGCGAAACAAGAGGATATCGCTTTTAAAATCACTCAGCTACAGGTTGATAACGAGCAAAAAGAGCCGACTATTCAGCGATATATAGAAACACCGTTTGATTTAGAGCATGATTTATTGGTAAGAATGCTGCTTGTACAAACGGGAGAGACAACATCATCGTTGGTTTTTTGTACCCATCATATTATTATGGATGGAGTTTCATTAGAATTTTTTACCAAAGAGTTTATTCAAAAATACAATCATCCTGACTCCTTAATTAAAAATTCAGGTATTCAGTTTAAAGACTATACAGCTTGGTTAACTTCTGAAAAAGACGACAAAACCACTTTCGATTTTTGGCAAAGATATTTGGATGGATACAGTATCAAAGAAACGATCAATAGAGATTTTGATCAAAACGGGCCATTGCAAAACGGAGCGTATTATGATGATGAGTTTACCATTGAGGATACAAAAGCGTTGAAAAATTTCGCTCAGGAACAAAAAAGTACGCTTTATAATACGATTGTTTCGCTTTTGAATGTGCTCATTTATAAAATTAACGATCACAAAGATATTGTAATTGGAACCGTTAATGCCGGAAGAAACAATGCAGATATCGCAACAATGATAGGAATGTTTGTAAAAACGCTGCCCCTTCGTGTTCGGTTAAACGAAGACATCAGTTTTTTAGCACTCTTAAAACAAGTTCAGGAAGACGTTCTCTTAATCAATGCACATCAGGATTTTCCATCACAACTCAAAAAAGAAACGCTGTTTGATGTTTTAGTAAGCTATCAGAATCCCGATTTCTCCTTTCAGGAAACGATTAAAATGGATCATGCTGAATTAAAATACGTGACTGCCGATACCAATTACAGCAGATTTCCTTTGTTGTTTAATTTTTTTGAAAGTGGCAATACTCTAAAAATCAGCGTTTCATACGATAAGAATAAATATGAAGAAATCAGCATACAATTTCTTCTCGCTACGTTTAAAAATTTGTGGTCTCAAATAATAGAAAACCCTTCGGTTAAAGTATCAGAAATTGAATATCCTTTAGTGAATACAGCGAAACTTCAGGAAACCGATTTTGACTTTAATTTTTAA
- a CDS encoding cyclic peptide export ABC transporter, which produces MFKISLKNSILLAAYALPNTILSFGIVYIINNTLSGNKSFMTDYTGMVFFAIVVYTYLLNIIFQKGLNEFSFKMLYDNEKTIFSKILQTSLIKLENLGSQRFFTVVEDLRVFGLLPYTVTHTVNSVLMLVLCLIYMFTISVSSALIVVVLIIAVAASYFVVINSMSKKVTSLREYNDDYYKYVDDVMKGFKKLKLSFFRAENLMNRFLIPNRDQAGELDFKISYIFLSINLISQYGLYAIIATILFVLPSWGLLSQSDVIAYVVIVLFISGPINNLINLQQTYTRFIVANKRIKDFLKDFEVDEEVKKQLPIANTSFESIEFKDIHFSYNSDSNDSAFALGPINLAINEGETIFIVGGNGSGKSTFINTFTGLYTPSKGEILLNGKETESGQENQNLIAAVFTDDHIFSHNYEEYTVENNPEYKQLLEMMKLDKVILDDKESSARRKFSKGQSKRMSLIFALMEKKPILVLDEWAADQDPYFRKFFYEELIPKLKAEGKTIIAVTHDDAYFHLADRIIKFNYGKIETEVKVDKSKEYSKELFWA; this is translated from the coding sequence ATGTTTAAAATATCACTAAAAAATTCAATTCTTCTGGCAGCCTATGCTTTACCAAATACAATTCTTAGTTTCGGAATAGTGTACATTATAAACAATACTTTGTCAGGCAACAAGTCGTTTATGACGGATTATACCGGAATGGTTTTTTTTGCAATTGTTGTATATACGTATCTGCTAAACATCATTTTTCAGAAAGGACTCAATGAGTTTTCCTTTAAAATGTTGTACGACAACGAGAAAACAATATTCTCAAAAATACTTCAAACTTCACTTATAAAACTAGAAAATTTAGGTTCTCAGCGTTTTTTTACCGTCGTAGAAGATTTACGGGTGTTTGGGCTTTTGCCTTATACCGTAACTCATACCGTAAATTCCGTTTTAATGTTAGTGCTTTGTTTGATCTATATGTTTACCATTTCGGTAAGTTCTGCTCTTATTGTGGTAGTATTAATTATAGCCGTTGCCGCTTCCTATTTTGTTGTAATCAACTCTATGTCTAAAAAAGTAACCAGTCTCAGAGAATACAACGACGACTATTACAAGTACGTGGACGATGTTATGAAAGGGTTTAAAAAATTAAAACTAAGCTTTTTCAGAGCTGAAAATCTAATGAATAGATTCTTAATTCCGAATCGGGACCAGGCAGGTGAATTAGATTTTAAAATCAGTTATATCTTCTTGTCCATTAATCTTATTAGTCAGTATGGTTTATATGCCATTATTGCGACCATTTTGTTTGTATTACCGTCATGGGGATTATTGAGTCAGTCTGATGTGATAGCCTATGTGGTGATTGTTTTATTCATCTCAGGACCAATAAATAACCTGATAAACTTACAGCAAACCTATACACGTTTTATCGTGGCCAATAAAAGAATTAAGGATTTCTTAAAAGATTTTGAAGTAGATGAAGAGGTAAAAAAACAATTGCCAATTGCTAATACTTCTTTTGAAAGTATCGAATTCAAAGACATACATTTTTCATACAATAGCGATTCCAACGACAGCGCTTTTGCATTAGGACCAATAAACTTAGCCATTAATGAAGGAGAGACCATCTTTATTGTAGGTGGAAACGGTTCGGGAAAAAGTACTTTTATCAATACCTTCACCGGATTGTACACCCCTTCTAAAGGAGAAATCCTTTTAAACGGAAAAGAAACAGAGTCCGGTCAGGAAAATCAAAATTTAATTGCAGCCGTGTTCACAGACGATCATATATTTTCTCATAATTATGAAGAGTACACCGTTGAAAACAATCCCGAATACAAACAGTTATTAGAAATGATGAAGCTGGACAAAGTCATTTTGGATGATAAAGAGAGCTCTGCCAGAAGAAAATTCTCCAAAGGACAAAGTAAAAGAATGTCCCTGATTTTTGCCTTAATGGAGAAAAAACCAATTCTCGTTTTAGATGAATGGGCTGCTGATCAGGATCCGTATTTCAGAAAGTTTTTCTACGAAGAGCTTATCCCAAAGTTAAAAGCAGAAGGCAAAACAATCATTGCAGTAACACACGATGACGCCTATTTCCATCTGGCAGACCGAATTATAAAATTCAATTACGGTAAAATAGAGACAGAGGTAAAAGTCGATAAATCAAAAGAATACAGTAAAGAGCTATTCTGGGCATAA